The following is a genomic window from Amycolatopsis acidiphila.
CCACAGGTCGAAGTCGGCCGCTGAGGCGCGGGTGAGGGCGTCGTCCCGGGTGGCGGCGGTGTCGGTGACCCAGCGGCCGTCCCGCCAGAGCAGGTCGGGGCCGAGGATGACGCCGCCGTAGTCGTACTCGAAGCCTTGCGCGGTGTAGATGCAGCCGACCTGGCCGGCACCGGCAGGTTCGATCGCCCAGAGCGGCGAGGGCGGCAGCCCGTTGACCGCGCGGTTGCCTTTCACGCTCCACGGGCGGTGCCAGTCGCCGATCACGATGTCCTCGACCAGCGGATTTCCTGGCCTCGCTTCGCTCCATGGCCAGCAGTACCCGGCCGTCATCCGGGTGCTCGCACCGAGCTCGGCCTTCGCGCGCAGCAGCTGCTCCAGCTCGTGGGGGCTCTCGGCCACCCGCAGCTCGAACCCCGCCCCCGGTCCGGTCGCCGCATTCCACGGGGCAGGAGGGAGCGGTGCGTCGTCGAGGCCGAGCAGGCGACGGACCCAGCCCTCGTAGCATGGGCTCCGGTGGCGGTGCTGGCTCGCCAGCTGGGCAGTGTGCACGGCGGCACCGGAGGCTCGTACGGCCGTCTCGATGTGGGCGTGGGTGCCGATCTGCCCGGGACGGACTGCCTGGTCCTCGTCGAGCAGGAACACCACGACCCGGGCGGCGTCGAGCAGCTCCGCGGCTTGGGTGCGGTCGCTGCGGCGCGAGGCCGGGGTGTAGCGGGTGTTCGAGGTCGCGCGCAGCTGGTGCGCGTCGTCGCACACCAGCAGATCCAGGCCGCCCAGCTCGGTGTCGGCGGCGGCGGTGCCGAAGTACTGGAACAGCTGCTGGGTCTGGCGTGAGCCGTGTCCGGCGGTCTTGCGCAGCGCGGTGGTGAACGCCTGCGAGCCGGTGGCGTGGCGAGCCCGGTAGCCGGCGCGCAGGGCCTCGCCGAGCAGGGTCAGCGCGAGGGCGCTCTTGCCCGAGCCCGCGGCGCCGGTGACCACGACGGCCGCCTGACCGTCATCATCGGCGGCGAGGAGCCGGTGAACGTGGCCGAGGACGGCCTGCTGATCCTCGGACAAGGTGAACGCATCGGAGTGTGTGAGCGAGCGGGCCGCGACGTCGAACAGCGAGGGCGCCGCTGAGCGCGAGGGTGATCCGGCGGTCGGCATGAGTACGTTCCCTCCTCGCTGTGAGACCACGGGGGTCAGGGCACCAGGGTCTCAGGACTCGACGGTGATGGTGCCTGGCGCTTCGCCCCGGGCGAGCAACGTTGGGGCGGAGTGGTCGGCGACTACGTGCAGGATCAGGATGAAGCGGTGCTCGTGGCCACGGTGCCAGTTGTGGTGGTCGGCCAGCCGCCGGAGGTCGTCGAGCACCCGCTGGTCGTCGATGTCGGGTTCCCACCGTTCGGCGGGCTCGCTCAGGCCGTAGAGGTTCAGCTGGATTCCCCGCGACGCGGGCCGGGCGACGGTGGCGCACCGCACGGCCCGCCACGCCGGGTCCGAGTGGGCGCGCAGCAGCGTGGTGACCTCGGCGGTCAGCCAGATCGCCAGCTGCGGTAGCTCGAGCGCGGCGGTGTCGTCGTATCGTTCGCCGAACACCGTGCCCGTGGGGTGCTCCCGCACGGCCTGCCCCAGCACGGTGCCCGCGACGCGGCCCAGGACGCGCGCCGTGGTGGCCAGGGTGCAGCCGGAGGTGGCGTCGTACCAGTCGTGGGCGGGCACCTCGGCCAGCACGGCCCAGCTGCTGTGATTGGCGGTGAGGCGTTCGGTGACCGCGCGGGAACGGGTCGCCGAGTGCAAGTTGCGTACTACGCGGACGCGCAGCATGTCGGGGCCGTGGTGGTAAATGCGTTCGAGCAGGTGGTATTCGCCGTTGGTGGCGACCCGCTCGTTAACCAAGCGGGGCGCGGTCACGCTGGACTCCCCGACCGGGCTCGGCGCCCGTCCTCCGGCGCCGTCTCGGGTGGGTGCACGCCCCCCTCGGATTTCACCGAGACTGCCTGGAAGGTCCACTCGTCCCCGTCGATCCGATAGTTTCCGTCCGCGTCGGGGTCGATGCGCCAGGGCAGGTAACCGTCGAGGGACCGCAGGTGCTGGTGAACGTGGACGAGGGTGTCGCCGTCGAAGTACACCAGCGGGTGGTCGTCGGGGACCTTGTGGTGGTTCGTCGTACACCACGCCGCCACGGCCTCGGCGATGTCCGGCCGGAACACCGGGACCCACGGCGCTGCTGGCTTGGTGTCGATCCGGGCAGGAAACCCACTCACGGGCAGGTTGTCGGGATCGCAGGTGACCACGGTTTCACCGGGGCGCGGGAAGTGCCGCTCGGCGTCGCGCAGTACTTCGAGCTGGCGGTAGAACCGGGCGCGGGTGCGGGTCGGGGCGGACAGGAACCAGCGGCCCAGCTCGCCCAACGGGTAGCGGCCATCCTCGCCCAGGGCGATCTCGTGGCGCTGGTGGTCGGCGTCCCCGGTGAAAACCACGAGGAGGTCGTCCTCGAAGCGGGCCAGCGGGTACCAGTCCGGGTCGACCGGGTAGACCACGTTGAGCCATTCGCACACCGCCTCGGCGACCTCGCGGCGTAACCGGGGCCGCACCCACAGGCCATGGTGGCGGCGGGGTTCGACGACGGCGGGGAAGCTGACCTGGTGCGGCTCGGCGTGGGCGGCGGGCACGAGTTCGATCCAATGCTCGCCGGCGGCGAGGTCGGTGCCCGCGGACGGGTCCTGGGTGGTGGGCGTGTTCATCGGGAATCTCCTTCGGTGGTGGTGGCGTGGTTGCCGGGGCGGGTCCAGCGGTGCGCGACCGGATCCCAGGTGGCCGTGGTCAGGAGGCGGTTGAGGTCGGGCAGGCCGGGGCCGAGCATCCAGCCGAACTCCAGGCACTCGGCTTCCCCAGGCCAGCGTCCGGTCCAGATGTCCTGGGGGCAGCGGCACGACGTGGCGTGGCCGAGGCGCTGCAGCCCGGTGGCGAGGCAGCGGGCCACATCGCAGCCCTCGATGTGGGCCTGGCCGATCCCGACGTGGCAGTCCGGGCAGGCCGATTCCAGCGGCGTGGCGTCGGTGTCGGTGGGGCGGGTGGTCATGCCGACCTCCTGGTCGTGTCGTGACGGTCTCCGAGGAACTCGGTCCACTCCTGGGTTTCGTAGCTGACGTAGGTGTTGTGCAGTCGTACGTCGCCTGCGAGGAGTTGGCGGTGCGCGAGCACCAGTCCGGCTCCGGCGGTGATGCTCTCGGCGAGACGCAGGTGCATACGTGCCCAGTCGAAGCAGCGTCGGTACTCGTCCTGGTCGACGGCGCGGCTGCTCAGCGTCGGGTAGATCTCGCGGGCGCGGGCGAACAGGGCCTCGGCGGCGGCGCAGTGCTCGGCGGCGCTACGTGGCTCTGCCGTCCCCGTCTCGTCTGCGGCGGGCGGCGTGGCGGGTGCGGTGTTCGGCGGCATGGTGTCCTCTCTGGTGGTTGTGGGCTGGAGTTTGGGGTCAGTAGGCGGTGAGCACCGCGCGGGCGCGGGCGTCGGCCAGAACCGGGTGCGTGGTGTGGCGGTTGTCGTCGGCGATGTGTGCGCGCACATCGAAACGGGGCGGGCCGCCGGAGGGGTCGGTCCAGCCGTAGAGGGCGGGCAGCATCGCGAGCGCGTGCGCGGTGGCCTCGGCGGCGGGATCGCCGTCGCGGTAGCCGAACACTTCGAACTCCAGCTCCACCGCCGACTCATCGGCGGCGATCGCGTAGCGCAGGTGCGGTGACAGCTGGGCCCGCAGCTCGTCGAGGGCGTCGGGAGCACCAGGTCCCGGCGGCCCGGTGAGGTCGGCCAAGATCCGCAGCCCGAGCTGGTACAGGTCGTGGCGGTGCGTGTCGCCGAGCAGCGGGCCGTAGCGGCGGGCGGTGGTGTCGGCGGCGTCGATCCCGGTGTAGCCACACGTGTCGCGCCCGTGCGGGAACACCAGCGGATTTTCCTCCGGTCCGGGTGGGATGTACTCGCCCGCGCGCATCGACCAGCGGTCTCCCCGAATCGCGGTCCACACCACGCCTGTGTCGAAGGCGTGGACGTAGTCGGTGCCGTGGCTGGTGGGCCAGGGCCACGGCCACTCGCGCCCTGGATGGGTGACCTCGCCTGCCTTGTCGATTTCGGCGGCGTGCAGGAAGAAGTCGACGAGGGTGGTGAACCCGCCCTCCGACCGGGCCTGCTCGATCTCGTCGAGGCCGTTGCAGGCACAGCTGTTGAGGTGGGCCGACCCGAGCCATTCGGCGTCCGGGCCGCGCCCGAGGTAGAAGTCGTGTGTCGTCGATGTGCTCATCGGGCGTCACCGCCGAGGGTGGGCATGTCGGCGGGTTTCTCGCGCATCAGCGGCATCGGTACCGACGGCGGGGCGGCGGGATCACGCAGCCACGTGTCGATGTCGGGCGGGCCGAGCGGATCGTCGCCTTCGGGGAATCGCGGGTCGTGCGGATCGATGCGGTGCCAGCGGACCCCGCCGCCCACGGTGACGAACACCGCCACGTCTTCGGGATCGAAGGTGATGATCCAGCTGCTGTTGTGGCTGCTGAACCACAACCAGGGCCAGCCGAGTTCAGGCTGGTAGCCCTGGCCGAGGCGTTCGTCCTCCCACACGACGAGGGCATCGGCGACCGCCGCGCGGAAGGTGTCCTCGTCCGTCGCGGTCAAGGCCAGCAGCACGGGCGGGACGGCGAGAAAGTTGTCGGGGTAGCACTCCCCGCGCAGGGAGCCGATCCACTCGGCGTGCTCGCCACGCCCGAAGTAGAAGTCGGTGTAGCTCGACATGAGCTGTCACTCCTTTACCGTGATGGCACGTAGGGCTTCCGGCTGGTTGGTGCCGGGACGCAGGCGTAGGGATCGGGCGGCGAATACGGCGGGGGTTCGTTGTGGTCAGCCGTGTCCTGATCGCGCTCGGCAGCGCGGCCGAGGATGTAGGCCAGCACGATCACCGGGGTCCATGGTCCCGGCAACATGACGGCGAGCACGGTCCACAGGAGCCGTTTCTTCCTGTCCTGCATGGGTTTCTCCTCGAATGCGGCGGGACGGAGCCCTGTCCGGGCGACTTGGTCAAGGGCGTCTCCACAGGTGCCCGGGATCGGTCACGGGGCACGCCGGGAGTGCGTTGTGGCGGGAGCCGGACCGCTGGCGGCCCGCTGGGGTCGCGCAGCCATCTCGCGAAGTCCGGCGGGCCGCACCGCAGCGGCGGGCGCGGGTTGTCGGGGTCGAGTTGGTGCCACCGGTCGCCGCCGCCCGCCGTCATGCGCACGCCATGGTCGTAGGTGATGATCCAGTCGTTGCAGTGGCTGGTTTCCCAGTCCCACGGCCACCCGTTGCGGGGGTCGTGCGCGGCGCCGAGTCCCTCGACCGCCCACATCAGCAGCAGGTCCTTCACCGCCGAGACGTAGGTCGAGGGGAGCCTCGCGGTCAGCGCGGCACGGCCGTAGGGATGTTTGAGGAGGTTGTCGGGGTGGCAGGCGAACTGCAGGGAGCCGATCCACTGTGCGCCGAGGTAGAAGTCGGTGCGGGTGGTCATCTTGTGCCCCTTTCCTTGTGGGGTCTGTGGGTTGGGCGGTCAGGTGCCCTCGGAGTTCGGGCAGTGAGGCTGGTGTCCGACGTCGGATCCGAAACCCAGCGGCACAGGCACGGGGTGACCGCTGGTGCGCGCGTCGAGGAGGCGGCCGAGGGAGGCGAGATCGGTGACCTCGGCCCGCGGCACCTCGCCGGCGCACTCCGGGCACGGCGCGAGGGCCCGCAGGTCGTCGACCGTGCCGCCGAAGGAGGTGAACCGGTACTCGGTGCCGTGATCGGTGATGGTCACGCGATACCAGCGCCACCCGCCGTGTTCCCGGTCCGGGTCGTCGGTGACCGTCACCGCCGCGCACGGGACCCCGAACACGTCGGTCACATCCCGGACCAGCCGACGGCGGGTGATGGCGCGCTGGACGTCGCACGGGCGAGTGTCGAAGCCGGGATCCTGACGGCGGGCCCGGTCGAACGCATCAGCGGCGCGTCCGGAGAGAGTCTCGGCGGCGGTGTTCATCGGGGGCGCTCCTTCACACGGGTGTCGTCGGCGGTGGGCGGTGCGGTGGTGTGGTCGACCCGTGCACCGAGGGCGCGGGCGAGGGCGGGTGCGCGGGCGATCGCCTCCTCGACCGGCAGGGTCAGCTCGATGCGCATGACGTCGCTGAACTCCATGTACGTGACCGACACGGGCGCGATCCTGCGCGGCTCCTCGCGGCGGAATGTGGAGGTGAGTTCGTGGAACAGCTGGGACGCGAGCTCGTCGCGGGCGGCGTGCCCGCGTGCGCGCGCTTGGTCGCGCTCGCGTTTGTCGGTTTCGGCGCGCGCGAGTGCCTGGTGGTAGCGCGGGATGAGGTGCTCGTGGATGTAGGTGGCGACCTCGGCGGGCGCGGTGCCGACGGCGAAGCCGGGATGGGCGTCCTCGTCGTGTTCGCGTGGCCACACGAACACGTCCCAGAGCCGTCGCGGCACGTCGCCTGGTACCAGGTGATACCCCCACGCGCGCCGATCCCACGGGTGCAAACCGATGCGGATCCCGGTGCTCAGGCACAGAAGATCCGCGACCTCGCCGGGATTGCGGCCACGCCCGACGGTCCACTTGCCCGGTAGCGCGGCGGCGATGTGGATCGCGTCGAGGGCGACCCGGTCGTACTTCGTGACGCGCGGCGGCGCCGCATTGGGTTCGGTGTCGTGGGCGGTGTCGGGTGCCGTTGTGGTCGTTTTCGTTGCCATGATGGGGCTTCCTAGTCGCTCGTAGGGTTGGTTGAGGGTTGGCGGCGCTCGTGGGCGGCGACGCCGTCGTTCCAGGCGAGCTGGCAGGCCAGGGCGTGGCCGTGGGTGGCGGTCGCGGCGTCGGCGGCGTCGAACCATCCGTCGGCGTAACCGGAGCTCCAGTGCGGGGAGGCGGGTTCCGGCGCGTAGTCGAGGCCCGCGCGGTAGTCGTCCCAGCCACACCTGCGGCCACGGTGGTAATCGGGCATGGCGGTCACGGGATGTCCCCTTTCGTCGTCCCGTGTGGACGGTCGGACCCGCTAGGCGTCCGTCGCGTGCGGGCAGTGCGGGTGGTGGCCGGGGTCGCCGTGGAATTCCACGGGCGCGTCGTCGGTGCCGTGGTGTTCGGACTCGGGGTCGAGGTGCGCGCCGAGGTCGGCGAGGCCGGCGACTCGCGCGACCGGGACCCGGGGTGCCTCGCAGTGCGGGCACGGGCCGAGCAGCAGCCAGCCCCATAACGGGTCGAACCCGGTCAGGTCCTGGATGAAGTACCAGCTGCTGCCCTCGTTGGTGACCTCGATGAGGTCGCCCGGAGTGATATGGGTTCCGATGCCGTGGTGGCGGTCGGGGTCATCGCGCACGATCACCGTGTCGATGCCGACGTCGAGGGCGGCGGCGATGTGGGCGGCGGTGATCGCGCGGCGGTCCCATTGCAGCCGGAAGGTGTGGCGGTCGGCGAATTCGCGCGGGGCGGTGTCGCGGTGGCGGCGGGCGGTGGTGATCGCGCGGGCGGTCAACGACGCGGGCGCGTCGGTGGGTGTCGTCGTGGTCATGGTGAACGGTTCCTCCTCCGGTGCGGGTTCGGGTGCGCGTGCTCACGCGGTGGCGAGGTCCGCGCGCAGCCGCGCGAGCGGGCGTCCGTCGCGGGCGCGGCGCCACAGGTGCCAGCCGTTGACGGTGGTGGGGGTGGCGAGGCTGGTCGCCAGCGCGGAAACGGTGGAGATGCGAAGCTCCTCCGGTCCGGTGTGGTGCACCAGCTCCCCGTGCGGGCCGATGGTTGCGGTGTGGTCGTTCCACACCAGCTCGTCGCCGATGGCGAGCTCGCCCGCGCGGATTAGGTCGGCGAGCGCGTCGGGTGCGTCCGGGTCTACCTGTGCTGCATCGGCGAGTCCGGGCGGGCGAGGGCCCCGCGGAGGCGAGTTCTTTCCGAAGATCGACGAGGCGAACACCCACACGGCCAGCTCCTGTTCCGCGCGGTCGGCGAGGGCCCGCATCCACGTGGTCACCGTGGTGGCGACGTGGTGCGGCCACCGTGTGTCCAGCGCGGCGAACGTGGCGACCGTGTGCCATTCGCCTGGGGCGGCGGCGAGTACCTCGACGTCCACCCGTGCGGGGTCGTTGTCGGCGGGCGGAGTCAGTCGCACCACGACGTCGCCTCGGTGCACGTGGGCGGGCGGCGGTGCGGGCAGCCACACTCCGGCGAACATTTCGGCGGTGTCGGTGTGCGCGGGATCGGTCGGGTAGTCGTGGTCAGGAAGGCCGAGCCGCACGCTCGTGACCACGAGCGCCCACGCACCGGCGGGGTTGCGTAGTGGCACCGTTCCCGGTGATGCGGGCACGAAGGTCACCGCGTCGGGTGGCACGGTCGGGTCGGTTGGCGTGGTGTGCGTGGCGGTCATGGTCGGCGCTTCTTTCCGTTGCGGCGGTGGGGTTTGGGCATTCCTGCTAGTCGAGCCATGGCGTGGCCGTGGTGTTGCGGAACCGTGCGGGTGGGATGCCGTTGGTGACGTGTCCGGAAGCGCAGCGCACCTTGTAGTGCACCCCGCTGGGCACAAGTTCGTCCGTCTCGACGGTGTCTTCGGGGGTTGGACACCGAAACAGGTCGCAAGCCCAGGTGATGTTTTTGAAGAATTCTTGGTATTTCCTGGCGTCCTCGGGAGCGTCATCGCGAAAGAAGAACTGCATGGGATTGGCCTTCCGGGTCGGTGATGCTTGGTCGCTCTTTGGTGGTGGGCCGTGTTTTAGTCGCGACCAGCGAGGCCCGGCATGTTCGCGAGTTCGTTCCATAAGTTGATTCCGTTGCACCGGTGCGCGGACAGTCCGAGCGCGTAGAACGCGGTTACCGTGTCCGGCATCGGGTAGCGCCGCACGGTTCCGATGGGGTCCTGGCATCGCACGGTTACGGTGCCGTCGCGGTGGCGGACGATCGTGCCGTTGTCGATGGGCGCGTAGTCGGTGCCGTCGCCGTTGTCTCGCCAGTGCAGCAGCGCGATCGTGTCGCCGTGCTGATTGACGATGGGCTCTGCGGAAGCGGGCGGCGTGGTGTGCGTGGTTGTCATGGTTCGGCGCTTCTTTCCGTTGTGGTCGTCGGTTTTGTTCGCCCGGGGGCGGGGGTGCCCGCCCCCGGGCGGTGGGATGGTTCAGCGGGTGGCGCGCAGGGCGGCGGTGGCTGCCTGCCCGATGGCGCGGGCGGTGGTGGTGGGGTCGGTCAGGGTGTGCACGGTGGCGCCGTTCATCGGTTCGTTGCCGAAGTCGTTGGGTTCCAGCCACAGCACGGCGCAACCGCTGGCGCGCAACCGGTCGAGCATCTTCTGCCCCGGGATCTTCGTGTCGTCTTCGAAGCATCCGTCGGAAATGATCACCAGCAGGCGGGCGGCGTCGGGGCGGGACAGGTTAAGCGCGCCGTCGAGTGCGCCGATCGCGGTGTCGATGTGGTGCTCGCCGTCGTTGGTGTCGAATTCGGTCACCCGTGCCGGGGTGACACCGGGGTGGGTGATCGGGCGCACGTGGTAGCCGAAGATCACGGTGGCGGTGGTGGCGGGTACGGCGGTGTGGCGGGCGGCGTCGGCGAGGATCCATGCCGCCGAGGCGACCGGTGCGGCGAAGGCGTCCATGGACCCGGACACGTCGCACGCGATGCCGATCCGTAGTGGCGGGGCGGGCACGGTCGCGCGGGTGGTGCGGGTGAACGGTTCGGCGGTGGGGATCGCGCCCGCCGCGCGTTGCGCGTCGGCGGTCATCGCTCCCCGCATCCGCAACCGCCCCGGGGGCACTACCGAACGGGTTTTCGTGACCGTGCGGTCACGGACTCCGGCGGTCGTGAGGGAGCGGGCTAGTTGGCGCGCGGCGGTGCGTTCGGACGGGCGCGGCGCCCGGGTGCCCCGGGTGGTGGTGCCGTAGGGGGGCGGCTTTCCGGGGCCACCGTTGAAGACGGCGCGCGCGTTGCGTTGCGCGTTCTGCTGTGCCTCGTCCTCGTCGGCGGCGGCGTTGAGTTTCTGGGTCACGGGGTCGGTGGGTGCGGGGTCGGCGGCTACGGCGCGGCTGACCGCCGCCGCCGCGCTGGCGACCGCTTTCGCCAGTGGTGACGGGGTGCCGTTGCCGTTCTGCCCGTCGTCGCCGTCGTCGCCGTCGTCGTCCCCGGGTTCGGGGGGCGGTTCGTTCGGGTCGGTTCCCAGCGCCTCGCACCAGCGGCGCCCGAGGTCGATCATCGCGTCGGCGTCGTCGTCGGCGGTGCGGTGTGCCTCGCGCCAGATCTCGCGCAGAGTGTCGAGGGTGTCGGCGTCGAGGAGTTGTTTGACGACGCGGGCGACCGGGGTGGTTTCGCGGCGGTTGAGGATTCCCCCGTCCACCCGTGCCAGCAGCAGCGCGGCGGACCGGGCGGCGTCGTGGGTGGTCATTTTCGGGGCGGTGGCGGGGTTGTTCGCTTGCGTGTCGGCGAGAATGAGGTTGGTGGCGCTGGCGCGCAGCCAGTACCGGTCACCCGGGCGGCGTCGGATGTGTGCCGCTTCGATGCGGGACTCTTCCAGCAGGGTCGCCGCCGCTGCTGCCCCGGGCGGTGCGTCGTCGGGTGCACGCCAGACCGAGTGTTTGGCATGCGCGCATTCGTGGGTGAGCAGTCCCCACGCGGTGCGGTAGCGCTTGCGGTCCCCGACCCGGTGCGGGGCGACGGTGGCGGGGTCGACCCCGCTGTCCACGTGGGACCCGTCGACCTCGATGGTGTACAGGTCGGGGAAAAAGCACGCGGGGGCACCGTGCCCCGCCCCGGGCGCGACGGTCACCACGAGGTCGTCACGGTCGGCGATTGCGGGGACCTCGTCGCCGAATGCGGCGGACAGGGTCAGCCACCCGGGGGTGGTGGGGAAAATGGCGGTGGGTGTGGCGGCGGGTGCTGCTACATGGGTGCTCATGGGGTGTGTCCTTTCCGGACAGTCGCGCGGATGCGGTGGGGGTCGCGTTAGAACTGTGACCCGAGGGACAGCGGGGCGACGTTGGCGCCGAACACGTTGCGCACCACGTCGGCGACCACGTCCCGGTCCTCCTCCGGTGCGATGCCGACCAGGTTTCCAGCGGCGGCGGTGGTGCCGAGTACGTCGGCGATCCGGTTGAACGCGATCAGCTCACGCAACTGCGGCGCCCACCCGATCTCTCCCTTTTCCTGCCGTGCGGACAAATTCCGCGCCACGCGCACCGCTTTCTCGTCGATCTTGAGCTGGGTGGCGAGGTCGTAGTCGGTGGACACGTGAATCTGTGCGGAAAACCGCGACGAGAGCGCGTCGGTCAGCACGGCGCCGTGAACCCCGGGGTTGTGTCCGGCCACGACGTAGAACCCGTCCTCGGCGTCGACTACCTCGTTTTTGTGGGTTTTGATGATGATTTGGCGGCGTCCGTCCATCGCGGGGTACACCACCGCGAGCACGGTCGGCGGTATGAGCGTGGCGTCGTCAATGAACAACGCGCGCCCTTCGCGCATCGCGGTCACCAGCGGGCCGTAGGCGAATTCGTAACGGCCGTCCGGGGTTTGGGTGTAGGACCCCACGAAATCATCGGTCACGGTGTCGCTATCGCCCTGAATGGTCACGAGGTCGTCGAACGCTGCCTCCACCACCGAGGTTTTCCCGGTACCGGGCGGGCCGTACATGAGCGCGGACACGTTCGCCTCGCGCAACCGCCGTAGCGCGGTCACGTCGGACAGCCCGGACAGCTTGCGCGGGTGGTACATCTGCCCGTTCGGGC
Proteins encoded in this region:
- a CDS encoding DUF2075 domain-containing protein codes for the protein MPTAGSPSRSAAPSLFDVAARSLTHSDAFTLSEDQQAVLGHVHRLLAADDDGQAAVVVTGAAGSGKSALALTLLGEALRAGYRARHATGSQAFTTALRKTAGHGSRQTQQLFQYFGTAAADTELGGLDLLVCDDAHQLRATSNTRYTPASRRSDRTQAAELLDAARVVVFLLDEDQAVRPGQIGTHAHIETAVRASGAAVHTAQLASQHRHRSPCYEGWVRRLLGLDDAPLPPAPWNAATGPGAGFELRVAESPHELEQLLRAKAELGASTRMTAGYCWPWSEARPGNPLVEDIVIGDWHRPWSVKGNRAVNGLPPSPLWAIEPAGAGQVGCIYTAQGFEYDYGGVILGPDLLWRDGRWVTDTAATRDDALTRASAADFDLWARRTYRVLLTRARAGTILYSTDPETRALLRDIIEHITQ
- a CDS encoding VWA domain-containing protein yields the protein MSTHVAAPAATPTAIFPTTPGWLTLSAAFGDEVPAIADRDDLVVTVAPGAGHGAPACFFPDLYTIEVDGSHVDSGVDPATVAPHRVGDRKRYRTAWGLLTHECAHAKHSVWRAPDDAPPGAAAAATLLEESRIEAAHIRRRPGDRYWLRASATNLILADTQANNPATAPKMTTHDAARSAALLLARVDGGILNRRETTPVARVVKQLLDADTLDTLREIWREAHRTADDDADAMIDLGRRWCEALGTDPNEPPPEPGDDDGDDGDDGQNGNGTPSPLAKAVASAAAAVSRAVAADPAPTDPVTQKLNAAADEDEAQQNAQRNARAVFNGGPGKPPPYGTTTRGTRAPRPSERTAARQLARSLTTAGVRDRTVTKTRSVVPPGRLRMRGAMTADAQRAAGAIPTAEPFTRTTRATVPAPPLRIGIACDVSGSMDAFAAPVASAAWILADAARHTAVPATTATVIFGYHVRPITHPGVTPARVTEFDTNDGEHHIDTAIGALDGALNLSRPDAARLLVIISDGCFEDDTKIPGQKMLDRLRASGCAVLWLEPNDFGNEPMNGATVHTLTDPTTTARAIGQAATAALRATR
- a CDS encoding AAA family ATPase, encoding MTTPATTPATGSTPAAPGAANRLRNGELRRMVAEQLAHDPTTALTPGAIATKLGGKSSGAVGNALATLESRGEAEKIGTNPVTYRATDKTADAAKAATVTPRGTTATPAPSKPATPPATPALVTGPVRRPNGQMYHPRKLSGLSDVTALRRLREANVSALMYGPPGTGKTSVVEAAFDDLVTIQGDSDTVTDDFVGSYTQTPDGRYEFAYGPLVTAMREGRALFIDDATLIPPTVLAVVYPAMDGRRQIIIKTHKNEVVDAEDGFYVVAGHNPGVHGAVLTDALSSRFSAQIHVSTDYDLATQLKIDEKAVRVARNLSARQEKGEIGWAPQLRELIAFNRIADVLGTTAAAGNLVGIAPEEDRDVVADVVRNVFGANVAPLSLGSQF